The segment CGCGGCCTACCTCTTCACCAACGAGTACGAGGCGGCGCTGATCGAGTCCAAGACCGGCTGGTCCACGGACGAGATCCTCCGGCGGGTCGGCACCCGGGTCACCACCCTCGGCCCCAAGGGCGTCCGGATCCAGCGCCTCGGCGAGCCCGACATCCTGGTCGGCTGCGCCGCCGAGGAGCGCAAGGCCGACCCGACCGGCGTCGGCGACGCCTTCCGGGCCGGCTTCCTGGCCGGCGTCTCCTGGGACCTCGGCCTGGAGCGCGCCGCCCAGATCGGCTGCATGCTCGCCACCCTGGTGATCGAGACCGTCGGCACCCAGGAGTACGAGCTGCGCGGCGGCCACTTCCTGCAGCGCTTCGAGACGGCCTACGGCCCCGAGGCCGCGGCCGAGCTGCGCGGCAAGCTCAGCCTCTAGTCACCTGGCCGCCCGGTCACCGCCCCCGGTCCGACCGCACCGTGACCAGGTAGGCCGTGCCGCGGTCCCCGCCGTACTCCGCGGCGGGGGCCTCGCCCGCGTAGTCGTGGCCGCACATCTCGCACCAGGCCGGGATGTCGTGCCGGGCCGCCTCGTCGTCGGAGAGGACGGCGATCCGGCCGCCGGGGGCGACCTCGCCGACGTGCTTGGCGAGTTCGATGACCGGGATCGGGCAGCGCTTGCCGAGGGTGTCGAGGACCAGGGCGTCGGCGCTGCCGGTCGGGGGCAGGTCGAGGCCGAGCGGAGCGCGGACCTCGGCGACGACGCGGGGCAGGACCTCGAGGAAGGCGTCGACTTCGGGGCGGGTGGTGCCGGCCGGCAGCGAGATCCGCAGGTTGCCCTCGGTGAGGACGCCCATGGCGGCCAGCACGTGGCTGGGCGTCAGGGTGCTGGAGGTGCAGGAGGAGCCGGAGCTGACCGCGAAGCCGGCCCGGTCGAGCTCGGTGAGCAGCACCTCGCCGTCGACGTAGAGGCAGGAGAAGGTCACCAGGTGGGGGAGCCGCAGCTCGGGGTGGCCGACCACCTCGACGGCGGGGACCAGCTCCGGGACCCGACGGCGGACCAGGTCGACGAGGGCCCGCAGCCGGGCGTTCTCGGCCTCTGCCTCGGCCCGGACGGCGCGCAGCGAGGCCGCCGCGGCCACGATCGCCGGGACGTTGGTGAAGCCGGGCACCCGCCCGCCCTCCCGGTCGTCGGCCGGCAGCGGCGAGGAGTAGCGGACGCCCTTGCGGACGGCGAGCACGCCGACGCCGGCCGGGCCGCCCCACTTGTGCGCGCTCGCGGCGAGCACCGACCAGCCGGCCGGGACCGGCAGCCGCC is part of the Kitasatospora cineracea genome and harbors:
- a CDS encoding cysteine desulfurase/sulfurtransferase TusA family protein, which gives rise to MPYFDAASTAPPHPVARQALLAALDEGWADPARLHRSARQARMLLDAARETVAEVLGTRADEISFTASGTQALQLGVLGTLRGHRRRGAHLVHSAVEHSAVLHTAERWEADGGSATAVPVDRHGRVSAEEFATAVRPDTALAVLQSANHEVGTLQPVTETAALLGDVPLLVDAAQSAGRLPVPAGWSVLAASAHKWGGPAGVGVLAVRKGVRYSSPLPADDREGGRVPGFTNVPAIVAAAASLRAVRAEAEAENARLRALVDLVRRRVPELVPAVEVVGHPELRLPHLVTFSCLYVDGEVLLTELDRAGFAVSSGSSCTSSTLTPSHVLAAMGVLTEGNLRISLPAGTTRPEVDAFLEVLPRVVAEVRAPLGLDLPPTGSADALVLDTLGKRCPIPVIELAKHVGEVAPGGRIAVLSDDEAARHDIPAWCEMCGHDYAGEAPAAEYGGDRGTAYLVTVRSDRGR